One window of the Desmospora profundinema genome contains the following:
- the argS gene encoding arginine--tRNA ligase: MKGDGCQVKQEWKAFARAIAAASKREASVEEVEALLERPRDPAHGDVAFPCFRWAKKWKQPPQAIAQMLAEQISHPKWEQVEAVGPYVNVRFNRERVTQEVLSRILHEQGSYGSSYRGEGKTVVIDFSSPNIAKPFSMGHLRSTVIGHSLVRIARKQGFRVEGVNHLGDWGTQFGKLIAAFRRWGSEEAVKADPIRELLRLYVRFHEEMTANPELEEEGRRWFKKLEDGDSEAQHLWHWFRKESLREFHRIYDWMGVTIDHDHGEAFYNDRMGPVVDALREMGLLRHSEGAQVVDLTEEGLPPCLITKSDGATLYATRDLAAALYRRETFGFDYAWYVTGREQAVHFRQVFAVLKRMGHVWADRMEHIPFGMMLQNGKKMSTRKGNVVLLEEVLQQAVARAQKLIEQKNGTLADPEETARQVGIGAVIFHDLKHDRLHDVEFSLDQMLHFDGETGPYLQYTHARACSLLRKGKAANVVPGSLSLPVVMEESWRVVTYLSDFPAVAAQAFDYRDPSRIARYLLQLGQAFNHYYAHVHILQEDGGKEARLALVSAVAIVLKEGLHLLGMEAPEEV, encoded by the coding sequence ATGAAAGGAGATGGGTGTCAGGTGAAACAGGAGTGGAAAGCGTTCGCCCGTGCGATTGCCGCTGCTTCCAAAAGAGAGGCTTCTGTCGAGGAGGTGGAAGCCTTATTGGAGCGTCCGCGGGATCCCGCTCACGGGGATGTGGCCTTTCCCTGTTTTCGATGGGCGAAAAAATGGAAGCAACCTCCGCAAGCAATCGCTCAAATGTTAGCCGAACAGATCTCCCATCCCAAGTGGGAACAGGTGGAAGCGGTCGGTCCATATGTCAACGTCCGCTTCAATCGGGAGCGGGTCACTCAGGAGGTGTTATCCCGCATTCTTCACGAGCAGGGCTCATACGGGTCTTCTTATCGTGGAGAGGGAAAAACGGTGGTCATCGATTTTAGTTCCCCCAATATCGCCAAACCCTTTTCCATGGGGCATCTCCGCTCCACCGTCATTGGACACTCCCTTGTACGGATTGCACGAAAGCAGGGGTTTCGCGTGGAAGGGGTGAACCACCTGGGGGATTGGGGTACCCAGTTTGGCAAGCTGATCGCCGCTTTCCGCCGCTGGGGGTCAGAGGAAGCGGTAAAGGCGGATCCGATCAGAGAGCTGTTGCGGCTGTATGTCCGTTTCCATGAGGAGATGACGGCAAACCCGGAGTTGGAAGAGGAAGGACGCCGCTGGTTCAAGAAGCTGGAGGACGGCGATTCCGAGGCACAGCACCTTTGGCATTGGTTCCGGAAGGAATCGCTTCGGGAATTTCACCGCATCTATGACTGGATGGGAGTCACCATCGACCATGATCATGGGGAAGCCTTTTACAACGACCGCATGGGACCGGTGGTGGATGCCTTGCGGGAAATGGGGCTGTTGCGTCATTCAGAAGGGGCGCAAGTGGTGGATTTGACAGAGGAGGGCTTGCCCCCTTGCCTGATTACGAAATCCGATGGGGCCACGCTGTATGCGACCCGGGACCTGGCGGCGGCGCTTTATCGCCGGGAAACCTTTGGCTTTGACTATGCCTGGTATGTGACTGGACGGGAGCAAGCCGTCCATTTTCGCCAGGTGTTCGCTGTATTGAAGCGAATGGGACATGTTTGGGCGGATCGCATGGAGCACATTCCCTTTGGCATGATGCTGCAGAACGGCAAGAAAATGTCCACCCGAAAAGGGAACGTGGTGTTGCTGGAAGAGGTGCTGCAACAAGCCGTGGCACGGGCGCAAAAGCTGATCGAGCAGAAAAACGGCACCCTCGCCGATCCGGAGGAAACCGCCCGTCAGGTGGGAATCGGGGCGGTAATCTTTCACGATTTGAAACATGACCGCCTCCATGATGTGGAGTTTTCCCTGGATCAGATGCTCCATTTTGATGGGGAGACAGGGCCATACCTGCAATATACCCATGCCCGGGCCTGTTCGTTGCTGCGAAAAGGAAAGGCGGCGAACGTGGTGCCCGGATCGTTGTCATTGCCCGTGGTGATGGAAGAATCCTGGCGGGTGGTTACGTATCTGAGTGATTTTCCGGCAGTGGCGGCACAAGCCTTTGACTATCGGGACCCATCGCGAATCGCCCGTTACTTGCTCCAGCTGGGCCAAGCATTTAACCACTATTACGCCCACGTACACATCTTGCAGGAGGATGGAGGAAAAGAGGCACGCCTGGCTCTTGTTTCCGCTGTGGCGATCGTGTTAAAGGAAGGGCTTCATCTTTTGGGAATGGAAGCCCCGGAAGAGGTGTGA
- a CDS encoding (Fe-S)-binding protein, giving the protein MQSVQKGVNRVSVWQLVNLILFIGAFGYAFYLFARVVYARYTYVKLGRQADFSTDMKARLHEVLVQVFGQKKLLKDKKSGIMHVVMFYGFIIIQFGAIDLFYKGLSPGSHLPLPAYPAFTFIQELTVFSVLLATLYAFYRRYVEKLARLKRGWKAGLVILFLTSLMFSILMSTAFELVWLGIEPSWALPISSLLAMPFAWMPELASAVMFYVFWWMHALVVLTFLVYVPQSKHFHLLVAPLNVFLKRQDPPSKLKAIDFEDESLTEYGVGKIEQFDQNQLVDLYACVECGRCTNVCPAAGTGKMLSPMDLLVKMRDHLTEKGAAITSRSPWMPAYAFSGANAATEVAATKEEDGSYDYPVQLIGDVITEEELWACTTCRNCEDACPVSNEHVDKIIDMRRHLVMTQGKMPAEATRTFQNIERQGNPWGISRKDREKWKEGLEEGIDAPTVKEKKEFDYLLFVGSMGSYDNRSQKITWDLVKLLNHAGVSFATLGKKEKNSGDTARRMGNEFLFQQLAMDNIALFQKHNVKKIVTADPHAFNVFKNEYPDFGLEDVEVVHHTQLLAELIREGRLKPVKEVKERVTYHDSCYLGRYNEEYDAPRFIFRSIPGIELVEMERNRENGMCCGAGGGMMWLEEDAGVRVNTARTEQALATNPSLIGSGCPYCLTMMSDGTKAKEVEESVKTMDVAEVLSLSIDFADKPAPVADGVH; this is encoded by the coding sequence ATGCAATCTGTACAGAAGGGTGTGAATAGAGTGTCGGTATGGCAATTGGTGAACCTCATCCTGTTTATCGGGGCGTTCGGTTACGCGTTTTATCTGTTCGCCCGTGTCGTGTATGCCCGTTATACCTATGTGAAGCTGGGAAGACAGGCGGATTTCTCTACGGATATGAAGGCGCGCCTTCATGAAGTATTGGTCCAAGTGTTCGGTCAAAAGAAGTTGTTGAAAGACAAAAAAAGCGGCATCATGCACGTGGTGATGTTTTACGGTTTCATCATCATCCAATTTGGTGCGATCGATCTGTTCTACAAAGGGCTGTCTCCGGGGAGTCACCTGCCGCTCCCGGCTTATCCGGCTTTTACTTTCATTCAGGAGCTGACGGTCTTTTCCGTGCTGTTGGCCACCCTATATGCGTTTTACCGTCGTTATGTGGAGAAGTTGGCCCGCCTGAAAAGAGGCTGGAAGGCGGGACTGGTGATCCTTTTCTTGACTTCTCTGATGTTCTCCATCCTGATGAGCACCGCCTTTGAATTGGTGTGGCTGGGAATCGAACCGTCCTGGGCGTTGCCCATCTCTTCTCTGTTGGCCATGCCCTTTGCCTGGATGCCGGAATTGGCGTCGGCTGTGATGTTTTACGTGTTCTGGTGGATGCATGCATTGGTGGTGCTAACCTTTTTGGTCTATGTGCCCCAGTCCAAACACTTTCATTTGCTGGTGGCGCCGCTCAATGTCTTTCTGAAACGGCAGGACCCCCCGTCCAAACTGAAAGCGATCGATTTTGAAGATGAGTCGCTGACGGAATACGGTGTGGGCAAAATCGAACAGTTTGATCAAAATCAGTTGGTCGACCTGTACGCCTGTGTGGAGTGCGGCCGATGCACCAATGTCTGTCCTGCCGCCGGTACCGGCAAGATGCTTTCCCCGATGGATCTGTTGGTCAAGATGCGGGATCATCTGACAGAAAAAGGAGCAGCCATCACTTCCCGCTCCCCCTGGATGCCAGCATATGCGTTCAGCGGGGCTAACGCTGCCACGGAAGTGGCCGCCACCAAAGAAGAGGACGGCTCCTACGATTACCCGGTTCAGTTGATCGGCGATGTGATCACTGAGGAAGAGCTGTGGGCCTGCACCACCTGCCGCAACTGTGAGGATGCCTGTCCCGTCTCCAATGAGCATGTGGACAAAATCATCGACATGCGGCGTCATCTGGTGATGACCCAGGGGAAAATGCCCGCGGAAGCCACCCGTACTTTCCAAAATATCGAGCGGCAGGGGAATCCCTGGGGGATTAGCCGCAAGGATCGGGAAAAGTGGAAGGAAGGGTTGGAAGAAGGGATTGACGCTCCGACAGTGAAGGAGAAGAAGGAATTTGATTATCTCCTGTTTGTCGGCTCCATGGGATCCTATGATAACCGGAGTCAAAAAATCACGTGGGATCTGGTGAAGCTGTTGAACCATGCCGGGGTCTCATTCGCCACCCTGGGCAAGAAGGAGAAAAACTCCGGTGATACCGCCCGCCGTATGGGGAACGAATTTTTATTCCAGCAGCTGGCAATGGACAACATCGCCCTGTTCCAAAAACACAACGTGAAAAAGATTGTGACGGCTGATCCTCACGCCTTCAACGTCTTTAAAAACGAATACCCCGATTTCGGCTTGGAAGATGTGGAAGTCGTTCACCATACGCAATTGTTAGCCGAATTGATCCGGGAAGGCCGTTTGAAGCCGGTCAAAGAGGTGAAGGAGCGGGTCACCTACCATGACTCTTGCTACCTGGGCCGTTACAACGAGGAGTATGATGCACCCCGCTTCATCTTCCGCTCCATTCCGGGCATCGAGTTGGTGGAAATGGAACGCAACCGGGAGAACGGCATGTGCTGCGGAGCCGGGGGCGGCATGATGTGGCTGGAGGAGGATGCCGGTGTGCGGGTCAACACCGCCCGGACCGAGCAGGCTCTCGCCACCAACCCCAGCCTGATCGGCAGCGGCTGCCCTTATTGCTTAACCATGATGAGCGACGGTACCAAGGCCAAGGAAGTAGAAGAAAGTGTGAAGACGATGGACGTGGCCGAAGTGTTGTCCCTCTCCATCGATTTTGCCGACAAACCGGCCCCGGTTGCCGACGGCGTGCATTAA